A single window of Magnetococcus marinus MC-1 DNA harbors:
- a CDS encoding LptA/OstA family protein, giving the protein MGSIVKQWMLATLVVLISAMMVVEGHAQQGALTITADALEMNDLKQIAVFKGNVQAEEGAMQLFSDRMVVTYRPSQAGGTKQDRIREIVANGNVVLRQGDHIGRADKAVYSVSSRALSLEGNNRTAVVQHNKDRLEGQKIVLQMDENRQIQNVKVEGGRKGRVSAVITPDGDIKPQQRP; this is encoded by the coding sequence ATGGGCTCTATCGTGAAACAGTGGATGTTGGCCACGTTGGTGGTACTCATAAGCGCCATGATGGTGGTGGAGGGGCATGCCCAACAGGGGGCTCTGACCATTACGGCGGATGCGTTGGAGATGAACGACCTTAAACAAATCGCGGTGTTTAAGGGCAATGTGCAGGCAGAGGAAGGGGCGATGCAGCTTTTCTCTGACCGTATGGTGGTTACCTACCGCCCCAGCCAAGCGGGTGGCACGAAGCAGGATCGCATTCGTGAGATTGTGGCCAACGGCAATGTGGTGCTACGGCAAGGAGATCACATCGGGCGGGCTGACAAGGCGGTCTATAGTGTGAGCAGCCGGGCTTTGAGCCTGGAGGGCAATAACCGCACCGCCGTGGTGCAGCACAATAAGGATCGTCTGGAAGGTCAAAAGATTGTGTTGCAGATGGATGAAAACCGGCAGATTCAAAATGTTAAAGTAGAGGGTGGCCGGAAGGGACGGGTTTCGGCGGTGATCACTCCTGATGGGGATATTAAACCCCAGCAGCGACCCTAG
- a CDS encoding KpsF/GutQ family sugar-phosphate isomerase codes for MESDHNRDMLARARQTLELEAEAILAMRERLNGDFVQAVQQILACTGRVVVTGMGKSGIIGHKIAATLSSTGTPALYLHPGEGIHGDLGMLTAQDCVIALSNSGETAEVLALLPVIKRLGTPLIAILGRMASTLARQSDVALDASVAREACPLNLAPTSSTTAALALGDALAVALLEARGFSEDQFALFHPGGALGRKLLLKVEDLMHHGAALPQVARHTLVKDALWEMTAKRLGLTAVLEEDGRLAGIITDGDLRRQLEDHPGDLLNLRAEQIMTVNPKAIQPDALAAQAVHDMETRAITALLVVDAQQLVGVIHLHDLLRAGVV; via the coding sequence ATGGAGAGCGATCATAATCGGGATATGTTGGCACGGGCACGCCAGACGCTAGAATTAGAGGCTGAGGCCATTTTAGCCATGCGCGAGCGGCTGAATGGCGATTTTGTTCAGGCTGTGCAGCAGATTTTGGCCTGTACGGGGCGGGTGGTGGTGACCGGCATGGGTAAATCGGGCATAATCGGTCATAAGATTGCGGCAACCCTCTCCTCCACCGGTACCCCCGCCCTCTATCTGCATCCAGGGGAGGGGATACATGGGGATCTGGGTATGCTTACCGCCCAGGATTGTGTCATTGCCCTCTCCAACAGTGGTGAAACCGCCGAAGTGTTGGCGCTGTTGCCGGTTATTAAGCGGCTAGGTACCCCGTTGATTGCCATCCTGGGGCGCATGGCCTCGACTTTGGCCCGGCAGAGCGATGTGGCCTTGGATGCCTCGGTGGCGCGGGAGGCTTGCCCCTTGAACTTGGCCCCTACCAGCTCCACCACGGCGGCCCTGGCGCTGGGCGATGCCTTGGCGGTGGCGCTGTTGGAAGCACGGGGTTTTAGCGAGGATCAATTTGCGCTGTTTCACCCCGGCGGTGCATTGGGGCGTAAATTGCTGCTCAAGGTAGAGGATCTCATGCATCATGGGGCGGCACTGCCCCAGGTGGCGCGGCACACCCTGGTTAAGGATGCCCTGTGGGAGATGACCGCCAAGCGACTGGGATTGACGGCGGTGCTGGAAGAGGATGGGCGCCTAGCCGGGATTATTACCGATGGCGATTTGCGGCGACAGTTGGAGGATCATCCGGGGGATCTGCTCAACCTGCGGGCCGAGCAGATTATGACGGTCAATCCCAAAGCGATTCAACCCGATGCGTTGGCGGCCCAAGCGGTGCATGATATGGAGACCCGCGCCATTACCGCTCTGTTGGTGGTGGACGCCCAGCAGTTGGTCGGGGTAATTCATCTGCACGATCTGCTACGGGCTGGGGTGGTATGA
- the metK gene encoding methionine adenosyltransferase has translation MPRNYLFSSESVSEGHPDKMADQISDAILDALLAQDPLSRVACETMVSTGFCTIAGEITTKAVIDYQKIARETINAIGYTSADTMGYSGDTAAIFVALDKQSVDIAQGVNEGEGIDLDQGAGDQGIMFGYACTETDVLMPMPIYYAHRLMEKHAELRKSGELAWARPDAKSQVTVRYVDDKPVSVEAVVISSQHSPDVDHDTIEKEIIEKVIRAVIPAELLHEGTQYFINPTGRFVIGGPVGDAGVTGRKIIVDTYGGMGSHGGGAFSGKDPSKVDRSSAYMGRYVAKNIVAAGLAEKCEIQVAYAIGVSQPMSVMVDTFGTGKLDDEAITELVKKHFDLRPKAIVQQLDLLRPIYKKSAAYGHFGRELPEFTWERTDKAAALRADAGL, from the coding sequence ATGCCGCGTAACTATCTATTCTCTTCTGAATCGGTCTCTGAGGGGCATCCCGACAAAATGGCGGATCAGATTTCCGACGCGATTTTGGATGCTTTGTTGGCCCAAGATCCTTTGTCACGGGTCGCTTGTGAAACCATGGTCAGCACAGGTTTTTGCACCATTGCTGGTGAGATTACCACCAAGGCGGTCATTGATTATCAAAAAATTGCCCGTGAGACCATCAACGCCATTGGCTATACCTCGGCGGATACCATGGGCTATTCGGGGGATACGGCGGCGATTTTTGTGGCGCTGGACAAACAGTCGGTGGACATTGCCCAGGGTGTAAACGAGGGTGAGGGTATTGACCTGGACCAAGGCGCGGGCGACCAAGGCATTATGTTTGGTTATGCCTGTACAGAGACCGATGTCTTAATGCCCATGCCCATCTACTATGCCCACCGCTTGATGGAAAAACATGCGGAGTTACGTAAGAGTGGTGAGCTGGCCTGGGCGCGGCCCGATGCCAAGTCGCAGGTGACGGTGCGTTATGTGGATGATAAGCCGGTATCGGTGGAGGCGGTGGTGATCTCCAGCCAGCATAGCCCGGATGTTGACCATGACACCATTGAGAAAGAGATCATTGAAAAGGTGATCCGTGCGGTGATTCCGGCTGAGTTGCTGCATGAGGGGACCCAATATTTTATCAACCCCACGGGTCGTTTTGTGATTGGTGGTCCGGTCGGGGATGCCGGTGTGACGGGTCGTAAGATCATTGTGGACACCTACGGCGGCATGGGTTCCCATGGTGGCGGGGCCTTTTCGGGCAAGGATCCCTCTAAGGTCGACCGTTCGTCGGCCTATATGGGCCGTTATGTGGCGAAAAACATTGTGGCGGCGGGTTTGGCGGAGAAGTGCGAGATTCAGGTGGCGTATGCCATTGGGGTATCGCAGCCGATGTCGGTAATGGTGGACACCTTTGGCACCGGCAAGCTGGATGATGAGGCGATTACGGAGTTGGTGAAGAAGCATTTTGATCTGCGGCCCAAGGCGATTGTGCAGCAGTTGGATCTATTGCGTCCCATCTACAAAAAGAGTGCGGCGTATGGTCACTTTGGTCGCGAGTTGCCAGAGTTTACCTGGGAGCGCACGGACAAGGCAGCGGCCCTGCGGGCAGATGCAGGTTTGTAA
- the lptB gene encoding LPS export ABC transporter ATP-binding protein codes for MKSGVNSGQPTSRLESRSLSKRYQGREIVANVSIGVEPGQVVGLLGPNGAGKTTTFYMFVGLVGPDSGSIVLNGRDISAEPVFKRARAGIAYLPQEPSVFRKLTVRDNILSILETLPLGREKRLQKLESLMLELGVAHLARTKGYSLSGGERRRVEVARALAIEPRYILLDEPFAGVDPLAVGDIQSIIRHLKERGIGILITDHNVRETLGICDHSYILSEGRVLASGEPSKVVEDERVKKMYLGENFKL; via the coding sequence ATGAAGAGCGGGGTCAACAGTGGGCAACCCACAAGCCGGTTAGAGTCACGCAGTCTGAGCAAACGCTACCAAGGGCGGGAGATTGTCGCCAATGTGAGCATCGGCGTGGAGCCGGGGCAGGTGGTGGGTCTGTTGGGTCCCAACGGAGCGGGCAAGACCACGACATTCTATATGTTTGTGGGGCTGGTGGGTCCGGATAGTGGCTCCATTGTGTTGAACGGGCGGGATATTAGCGCCGAACCGGTGTTTAAACGGGCGCGGGCTGGTATTGCCTATCTGCCCCAAGAGCCATCGGTGTTTCGTAAATTGACGGTGCGGGACAATATTTTGTCGATTTTGGAAACCCTGCCCTTGGGCCGGGAGAAGCGTCTGCAAAAGTTGGAGTCGCTGATGTTGGAGTTGGGTGTGGCCCATTTGGCCCGCACCAAGGGTTACTCTCTTTCGGGCGGCGAGCGCCGCCGGGTTGAGGTAGCGCGGGCGTTGGCCATTGAGCCCCGCTATATTCTGCTTGATGAACCCTTTGCCGGGGTCGATCCCTTGGCGGTGGGGGATATACAGTCGATCATTCGCCATCTAAAAGAGCGGGGCATCGGCATATTGATCACAGATCATAATGTACGTGAGACGTTAGGGATCTGCGACCACTCTTACATTCTTTCCGAGGGGCGCGTGCTGGCAAGCGGCGAGCCGAGCAAGGTGGTGGAGGATGAACGGGTGAAAAAGATGTATTTGGGTGAAAATTTTAAACTCTGA
- a CDS encoding substrate-binding domain-containing protein: MGMTRRRFSALALCTPLLLWGCGESSDKQAAATPPPTPTDEQATLLIYCGITMIKPIMAIGKLLEQREPVKMVYTQGGSQDLYLSLKKSHEGDLYLPGSASYLERNMADGLLGNTVHVGYNQAAFMVKKGNPLKVKGDIKELLREDLSVVICNPESGSIGRETKKILTDAGIYQQIFERATYLTTASRTLNAALKKGDADLILNWRATGYFEENKALFDVVDLPASMAIPKKLVLSKLTFSRHPQLAEKFMQLAASEEGQQIFRDYGFLDNKADIR; this comes from the coding sequence ATGGGAATGACACGCCGCCGTTTCTCTGCCCTGGCCTTATGCACCCCCCTATTACTTTGGGGATGTGGTGAATCCAGCGACAAACAGGCCGCTGCAACGCCCCCGCCCACCCCCACGGATGAACAGGCGACCCTGCTGATCTACTGCGGCATCACCATGATTAAGCCTATCATGGCCATTGGCAAGCTGCTGGAACAGCGCGAACCAGTCAAAATGGTCTATACTCAGGGGGGGTCGCAGGATCTCTATCTGAGTTTAAAAAAATCCCATGAGGGGGATCTCTATCTGCCCGGCTCGGCCTCCTATCTGGAGCGTAATATGGCCGATGGCCTGTTGGGTAATACGGTGCATGTGGGCTATAATCAAGCCGCGTTCATGGTTAAAAAGGGTAATCCACTCAAGGTAAAGGGCGATATTAAAGAGCTGCTGCGGGAAGATCTCTCGGTGGTTATCTGCAATCCAGAGAGCGGCAGTATTGGGCGAGAGACCAAAAAAATTCTCACCGATGCTGGCATCTATCAGCAGATTTTTGAGCGGGCTACCTACCTTACCACCGCCTCGCGCACCCTGAACGCCGCCCTAAAAAAGGGCGATGCCGATCTCATCCTCAATTGGCGCGCCACCGGCTACTTTGAAGAGAATAAAGCCCTATTTGATGTGGTGGATCTGCCTGCTTCCATGGCCATACCGAAAAAATTGGTGCTCAGCAAGTTAACCTTCTCGCGGCACCCCCAACTGGCCGAAAAATTCATGCAACTGGCCGCCTCGGAAGAGGGGCAGCAGATCTTTCGTGACTACGGCTTTCTGGATAACAAGGCTGACATAAGATAG
- a CDS encoding KdsC family phosphatase, whose product MTAKGKEGAVVEASIRTKLKAIRLVALDVDGVLTDGGIYYGNQGEELKRFYVQDGLGIRLMLDAGIHVGLITARKSQLVARRGAELQMSFVHQGVKDKWFCLCEEMGRLGLEASQCAYMGDDLIDLGVLTRVGLAATPADGHEAVRARVDWVAPKPGGGGAVRALADALLQARDQWDIIMARMIG is encoded by the coding sequence GTGACCGCTAAGGGCAAAGAGGGGGCTGTGGTGGAGGCATCCATTCGTACAAAATTAAAGGCGATCCGGCTGGTGGCTCTGGATGTGGATGGGGTGCTTACCGATGGGGGCATCTACTACGGCAATCAGGGCGAGGAGCTCAAACGCTTTTATGTGCAGGATGGCTTGGGCATTCGTTTAATGTTGGATGCGGGTATCCATGTGGGGTTGATTACCGCGCGAAAATCCCAGTTGGTAGCCCGGCGTGGGGCCGAGTTACAGATGAGTTTTGTGCACCAAGGGGTGAAGGATAAGTGGTTCTGTCTGTGCGAAGAGATGGGTCGTTTGGGGTTGGAGGCCAGTCAATGTGCCTATATGGGGGATGATCTGATCGACCTGGGCGTGTTGACGCGGGTCGGTTTGGCGGCCACCCCTGCCGATGGACACGAGGCGGTGCGGGCGCGGGTGGATTGGGTGGCACCCAAGCCAGGGGGGGGCGGGGCGGTACGCGCCTTGGCGGATGCCCTGTTACAAGCCAGGGATCAGTGGGATATTATCATGGCGAGAATGATTGGGTAG
- a CDS encoding CoA-binding protein, which produces MSLMNDDQMVEMLKVSKTIAVVGLSPKPDRASNRVAAYMQRQGYTIIPVHPGVDQVLGEKAYATLEDIPSHIQVDIVDVFRRAEQTPEVCQAAVNIGAKYVWIQLGIANADSMAICAAAGIPATQDLCLKIEHARLQHQL; this is translated from the coding sequence ATGTCCCTTATGAACGATGACCAGATGGTTGAGATGTTAAAGGTCAGCAAAACCATTGCTGTGGTTGGCCTAAGCCCCAAACCCGACCGGGCTTCTAACAGGGTTGCGGCCTACATGCAGCGCCAGGGCTATACCATCATTCCTGTGCATCCTGGGGTGGATCAAGTCCTGGGTGAAAAGGCCTATGCCACCTTGGAGGATATTCCCAGCCACATCCAAGTGGATATTGTGGATGTTTTTCGCCGTGCCGAACAGACCCCCGAGGTGTGCCAAGCTGCGGTTAACATTGGGGCCAAATATGTATGGATTCAGCTTGGCATTGCCAATGCCGATTCCATGGCGATCTGTGCCGCAGCGGGTATACCCGCCACGCAGGATCTCTGCTTAAAGATTGAACATGCCCGTTTGCAACACCAACTTTAA
- a CDS encoding CBS domain-containing protein, giving the protein MSQRDNKPMTVRDRMIGNVITLTPTTTLRDGMRLMTSQSHAAPGFAVVLQDMVPTGLATEFDFLKWIVQGRDPDTTKIGDMRLSRPHVVHEGTPVQELLELYSRRRFRRFPVLNDEEILIGTINEKQILASLPRTDLLKQFRVMDVIRKPIPMLSPGIQYREVAQKMFAWHRGCAMVVDEGILIGIVTERDIMRLRLREDWSPEWMLDDFMRRQPVAIDPGRTLDEVMEIFMETDHRRLPIADMDGTFRGMISMTDVIKAMASNLRSHQAVLNPESVPEPAVWLLPKENHPILAFNEKSKQILGLTEEAIKDHNITADHLVKDPEIWTALYTLLTHCEEIRKINIPAVTTQGRQMSMLSRIRLVKTPSGEERIFWALLGDTHNDY; this is encoded by the coding sequence ATGAGCCAGCGCGACAACAAGCCCATGACGGTACGCGACCGCATGATCGGGAACGTCATCACCCTTACCCCTACCACCACCCTGCGCGATGGCATGCGGCTAATGACCAGCCAATCCCACGCGGCTCCAGGCTTTGCGGTGGTGTTGCAGGATATGGTGCCCACCGGTCTTGCCACGGAGTTTGATTTTTTAAAATGGATTGTCCAAGGACGCGACCCCGACACCACCAAAATTGGCGACATGCGCCTCTCGCGCCCCCACGTCGTCCACGAGGGCACCCCGGTACAGGAGCTGTTGGAGCTCTACAGCCGTCGCCGTTTTCGCCGTTTCCCTGTGCTTAATGATGAGGAGATCCTCATCGGCACCATCAATGAAAAACAGATCCTCGCCTCACTACCGCGCACCGATCTGCTGAAACAGTTTCGTGTCATGGATGTAATCCGCAAACCGATCCCCATGCTCTCTCCTGGCATTCAATACCGGGAGGTTGCACAAAAAATGTTTGCTTGGCATCGGGGCTGCGCCATGGTGGTGGATGAGGGTATCTTGATCGGCATCGTCACCGAGCGGGATATAATGCGCCTCCGGTTGCGCGAAGATTGGTCCCCTGAATGGATGCTGGACGATTTTATGCGTCGCCAACCGGTCGCTATTGATCCAGGCCGCACCTTGGATGAGGTGATGGAGATCTTTATGGAGACCGATCACCGACGCCTACCCATTGCGGATATGGACGGCACCTTTCGTGGCATGATCAGCATGACCGATGTGATCAAGGCCATGGCCAGCAATCTACGCAGCCATCAGGCGGTACTCAACCCCGAGAGTGTGCCTGAACCTGCCGTATGGCTGCTCCCCAAAGAGAACCATCCCATCCTAGCTTTTAATGAAAAGAGCAAACAGATCCTGGGTCTCACCGAAGAGGCCATTAAGGATCATAACATCACGGCGGACCATCTGGTTAAAGATCCCGAAATCTGGACCGCGCTCTATACCCTGCTGACACACTGCGAGGAAATTCGTAAAATCAATATTCCAGCTGTGACCACCCAAGGGCGTCAAATGAGCATGCTCTCGCGCATCCGGCTGGTCAAGACCCCCTCCGGGGAGGAGCGCATTTTCTGGGCGCTGCTGGGGGACACCCATAACGATTATTAA
- the lptC gene encoding LPS export ABC transporter periplasmic protein LptC, with the protein MRKHVKNMFLLAAIGIVGVTGWYLSKQDLPGTAELLGGGGLATEVDAQGHVTGITLTQYDGDRLQWALSAPGAKQRISGWTEIRAPRLVLYTEKGGAVYVYALTGRVHGASRAMEFNQDVKVTDQLQRRLTTQLLRFDAQKGELSTDKAFKLVGENIILEGVGLRLLKQAQELHVLKRVRLIFLQGTEDLV; encoded by the coding sequence GTGCGTAAGCATGTCAAAAATATGTTTTTGCTCGCTGCCATCGGCATTGTCGGGGTGACGGGCTGGTATCTGTCCAAGCAGGATTTGCCAGGCACCGCCGAGCTGTTGGGTGGTGGCGGTCTTGCCACCGAGGTGGATGCCCAAGGGCATGTGACCGGCATTACCCTAACCCAATACGATGGCGATCGCTTGCAGTGGGCACTGAGCGCCCCGGGGGCCAAACAGCGCATCAGCGGCTGGACAGAGATTCGCGCGCCACGCTTGGTGTTGTATACGGAAAAGGGGGGTGCCGTCTATGTCTACGCTTTGACGGGGCGGGTGCATGGGGCGAGTCGGGCGATGGAGTTTAATCAGGATGTGAAGGTGACAGACCAGCTCCAGCGACGGCTAACAACACAGTTGTTGCGCTTTGATGCCCAAAAGGGGGAGCTTTCTACCGACAAGGCGTTTAAACTGGTGGGAGAAAATATAATCCTTGAAGGTGTAGGGCTCCGTTTGTTAAAACAGGCACAAGAATTGCATGTGCTTAAACGGGTACGGTTAATCTTTCTCCAGGGCACCGAGGATCTGGTGTGA
- a CDS encoding RNA polymerase factor sigma-54, with product MALGMELKLRMGMQLVMTPQLQMAIRLLQMSSMDLQEYLQEELEKNPLLEREDENGNAVDGDTAPLGEDGAAVDGAGLDGENYMEFMGNNSSTGEMDGFQIDEPQTPEVTHLSEDLPLDAEWSDVYSDAGSNFESHNNSLNTSEAPPLENTLVRNDTLSDHLIWQLGLSARDEHERALGMALVDAIDENGYLTAPLESFQETTGASLDDLEDALLLIQSFEPSGVGARNLAECLLLQLKADRMAVAPYTSLLAHLDDLARRDFRKLSRVLKLSEEDLASAVAVIHGLDPKPGLAYGSDQTSYVVPDVYVRKQNGKWVVEINPETQPRLRINRHYQDQISRYASADDKRFMTESARNAQWLIKSLEQRSSTIYRVAESIVRFQEDFLDKGPEYLKPLILKDVADDIGVHESTTSRVTSNKYMHTPRGIFELKYFFSSSLTSQSGESHSSEAVKFKIRKLVESEPLRRPFSDEKLAKMLKEQGINVARRTVAKYREALNIPSSSRRKQLGEK from the coding sequence ATGGCTTTGGGTATGGAACTCAAGCTGCGGATGGGTATGCAACTGGTGATGACACCTCAGTTGCAGATGGCCATTCGGCTGCTACAGATGTCTAGCATGGATCTTCAGGAGTATCTTCAGGAGGAGTTGGAGAAGAATCCACTGCTGGAGCGTGAAGACGAAAACGGCAATGCGGTTGATGGCGATACAGCCCCTCTGGGTGAGGATGGCGCCGCCGTGGATGGCGCAGGGCTGGATGGCGAGAACTATATGGAGTTTATGGGCAACAACAGCTCAACTGGAGAGATGGATGGTTTCCAGATTGATGAGCCCCAGACCCCAGAGGTAACGCACCTGAGTGAGGATTTACCGTTGGATGCCGAGTGGTCCGACGTCTATTCGGATGCCGGTTCTAATTTTGAATCCCACAACAATTCACTTAATACCTCAGAAGCGCCACCGCTAGAGAACACCCTGGTGCGCAATGATACGTTGTCGGATCATCTAATCTGGCAATTGGGGTTGTCGGCGCGGGATGAGCACGAGCGAGCGTTGGGTATGGCGTTGGTGGATGCCATTGATGAGAATGGCTACCTAACCGCACCGTTGGAGAGTTTTCAGGAGACGACTGGGGCCAGTTTGGATGATCTGGAAGATGCCCTGCTCTTAATTCAATCCTTTGAACCCTCTGGGGTGGGTGCGCGCAACTTGGCGGAGTGTCTGTTGTTGCAGTTAAAGGCAGACCGCATGGCGGTGGCCCCCTATACCTCACTGTTGGCCCATTTGGATGATTTGGCGCGGCGGGATTTTCGCAAACTCAGTCGGGTCTTAAAACTTAGTGAAGAGGATCTGGCCAGCGCGGTGGCGGTGATCCACGGTTTAGACCCCAAGCCGGGTCTGGCCTATGGCAGCGATCAAACCAGTTATGTGGTGCCGGATGTCTACGTACGCAAGCAAAACGGTAAGTGGGTGGTGGAGATCAATCCCGAAACCCAACCACGGCTGCGCATTAATCGCCACTATCAGGATCAAATTTCCCGTTACGCTTCTGCCGATGACAAGCGGTTTATGACCGAATCGGCCCGCAATGCCCAGTGGCTGATTAAATCGTTGGAGCAGCGCTCTTCCACCATCTATCGGGTGGCTGAGAGCATTGTGCGTTTTCAGGAAGATTTCTTGGACAAAGGACCCGAGTATCTAAAGCCATTGATTCTCAAGGATGTGGCCGACGATATTGGGGTACACGAGTCAACCACCAGTCGTGTGACCAGCAATAAGTATATGCACACACCACGGGGCATCTTTGAGCTGAAATACTTTTTCAGCTCGTCGCTGACCTCGCAGAGTGGCGAGTCGCACTCGTCGGAGGCGGTGAAGTTTAAAATTCGTAAGTTGGTGGAGAGCGAGCCGTTGCGGCGCCCCTTCTCGGACGAAAAACTGGCGAAAATGCTCAAAGAGCAGGGCATCAATGTGGCCCGCCGGACGGTGGCGAAATATCGTGAGGCGTTGAACATACCCTCTTCGTCACGACGTAAGCAGCTGGGTGAAAAGTAG
- the rapZ gene encoding RNase adapter RapZ, with product MAEGSMDEHGVQTPQVTSLIVVAGLSGAGKSTALKSLEDIGYLWIDNPPLLALPGLMRELSESTEDSHVAVGLHMREHGRDPDAWQRLQPILQEMTARLELLYLEADSDILVKRFRETRRRHPLAGRNMAGGGGEALRTVKEAVEEERLRMQPVRAQANLVIDTTYLRPQMLQERVADLFRMDAHNTQGITLFVRSLGFKYGSNTDADMVLDARFLQNPYYDLALRELTGMDAPVRAFLDRDGEAEQFLTHLQGLFGYLIPRYIKERKCYFTVDIGCTGGQHRSVYLVDRLGEMLGQMGYRVVVRHRDMHRKSAK from the coding sequence ATGGCTGAGGGATCCATGGATGAGCATGGGGTGCAGACCCCACAAGTGACCAGTTTGATTGTGGTGGCGGGGCTCTCTGGAGCGGGTAAGTCCACGGCGTTGAAGAGTCTGGAAGATATTGGCTATCTCTGGATTGACAACCCACCGCTGCTGGCGCTGCCGGGCCTCATGCGTGAGTTGAGTGAGAGCACCGAAGATAGCCACGTGGCGGTGGGGCTGCATATGCGTGAGCATGGGCGAGACCCCGATGCTTGGCAGCGCTTACAGCCCATTTTGCAGGAGATGACGGCGCGGCTGGAGCTGCTCTATCTGGAGGCCGACAGCGATATTTTGGTGAAGCGATTTCGCGAAACCCGGCGGCGCCACCCTTTAGCGGGTCGGAATATGGCTGGTGGGGGGGGCGAGGCGCTACGCACCGTCAAAGAGGCGGTGGAAGAAGAACGGTTGCGTATGCAGCCGGTGCGGGCACAGGCCAATCTGGTGATTGATACCACCTATTTGCGGCCCCAGATGTTGCAGGAGCGGGTGGCGGATCTGTTTCGTATGGATGCGCACAATACGCAGGGCATCACCCTGTTTGTGCGCTCATTGGGCTTTAAGTATGGTTCCAATACCGATGCGGATATGGTGTTGGATGCCCGTTTTTTGCAAAACCCTTACTACGATTTGGCCCTGCGTGAACTGACAGGTATGGATGCGCCGGTGCGGGCATTTTTGGATAGGGATGGTGAAGCCGAGCAGTTTTTAACCCATTTGCAGGGGCTGTTTGGCTATTTGATCCCCCGCTACATCAAAGAGCGTAAATGCTATTTTACGGTGGATATTGGCTGTACGGGCGGCCAGCATCGGTCGGTTTATCTGGTGGATCGATTGGGGGAGATGCTGGGGCAGATGGGCTACCGAGTGGTGGTCCGGCACCGAGATATGCATCGCAAATCGGCCAAATAG